One window of Candidatus Obscuribacterales bacterium genomic DNA carries:
- a CDS encoding aromatic ring-hydroxylating dioxygenase subunit alpha → MELATALKGQTVQNVIRTVGINPNHWYPVGWADRLKPGQIMPVMIWQQAIAVYRDQEGQLHALEDACPHRGVALHKGKVHGQHIACAYHGWEFNGDTGACASIPYLPAEQKLPCANARSYPIQEKYNLLWVFPGDAAQVAAHAIPSVPEYGDMGWLMVPVTAHFKAHFTICNENAMDVFHGFLHEELQGWFDPVLLDLKQTDDLVRADYQVSYKGRLAKFLGLSDRADEVTTLPIAVQYRYPHFASALKGVSSLYLMRSPVGPTESRSFALFFFRVKLPQWLLNPIRPVLSDFIQRFLLQRFLRQDVEMMESEQQAYLRHPSRRYVEINPAILALQRLTVRQYEQFVQQSSHSSGQLQHHNAARSSIGAPSTTEAVMSNAVETPSPRD, encoded by the coding sequence ATGGAATTGGCGACAGCTCTCAAGGGGCAGACTGTCCAGAATGTGATTCGCACAGTGGGCATCAACCCCAATCACTGGTATCCCGTTGGCTGGGCCGATCGGCTCAAGCCTGGTCAGATCATGCCCGTGATGATCTGGCAGCAAGCGATCGCTGTCTACCGCGATCAGGAGGGTCAACTTCATGCGCTGGAGGATGCCTGTCCCCATCGCGGTGTTGCCCTGCATAAGGGCAAAGTTCATGGTCAGCATATCGCCTGTGCCTACCACGGGTGGGAGTTTAACGGCGATACGGGAGCCTGCGCCAGTATTCCCTACCTACCTGCCGAGCAAAAATTGCCCTGTGCAAACGCTCGCAGCTATCCAATTCAGGAAAAATACAACCTGCTTTGGGTGTTTCCTGGTGATGCTGCCCAAGTGGCGGCCCACGCCATTCCCTCAGTACCGGAGTATGGCGATATGGGGTGGCTGATGGTGCCGGTAACGGCCCACTTCAAGGCTCATTTCACCATTTGTAACGAAAATGCAATGGATGTTTTCCATGGCTTTTTGCACGAAGAACTCCAAGGCTGGTTTGATCCGGTTTTATTAGACCTGAAGCAAACAGACGACTTGGTGCGGGCGGACTATCAGGTGTCCTATAAAGGTCGATTGGCCAAGTTTTTAGGATTAAGCGATCGCGCCGATGAAGTTACCACTCTGCCCATTGCGGTGCAATATCGATACCCCCACTTTGCTAGCGCACTGAAGGGTGTGTCGTCGCTCTATCTGATGCGATCGCCCGTTGGCCCCACGGAAAGTCGATCGTTTGCCCTATTTTTCTTCCGCGTGAAGCTGCCCCAGTGGCTCTTAAATCCGATTCGACCGGTTTTGAGTGATTTCATCCAGCGCTTTTTGCTCCAGCGGTTCCTCCGCCAGGATGTCGAAATGATGGAAAGTGAGCAGCAAGCCTATCTACGGCATCCTAGCCGTCGGTATGTCGAGATTAACCCCGCTATTCTGGCACTTCAGCGTCTGACGGTCCGGCAATATGAACAATTTGTGCAACAATCAAGTCATTCTTCTGGTCAGTTGCAACACCACAACGCTGCACGTTCATCAATCGGGGCACCCTCTACCACTGAGGCTGTGATGTCAAACGCGGTTGAGACGCCATCCCCAAGGGATTAG